A genomic region of Oryza glaberrima chromosome 1, OglaRS2, whole genome shotgun sequence contains the following coding sequences:
- the LOC127760206 gene encoding probable mediator of RNA polymerase II transcription subunit 26a, whose product MEGGGAGSGMERWREMFRGADIYDVIRNAILIAGADSPRELLRRRQGIIEWLFAVAPVTVPVPAPLACGRVVDGAGNRLPPAAIPDGGGHHHDDNDGNFAAAEAQTSLIDQQILEALYDEIEEDTQVINEVLRIKDILINYKEQSVDTLFDGLRRLQLMRLSISVLKSTQIAEAVAPLNKHRSPVICKIARDLAK is encoded by the exons atggagggcggcggcgccggaagCGGCATGGAGAGGTGGCGCGAGATGTTCCGGGGCGCCGACATCTACGACGTGATCCGCAACGCCAtcctcatcgccggcgccgactcGCCGCGGgagctgctccgccgccgccaaggcatCATCGAGTGGCTGTTCGCCGTCGCGCCGGTGAcggtgccggtgccggcgccgctCGCCTGCGGCAgggtcgtcgacggcgccggaAATCGCCTACCACCAGCAGCCATCCCCGACGGAGGTGGCCATCACCATGATGACAACGATGGcaacttcgccgccgccgaggcacAAACCTCGCTGATCGATCAGCAGATACTCGAGGCTCTCTACGACGAGATCGAGGAGGATACGCAGGTGATCAACGAGGTGCTCCGCATCAAGGATATCCTCATCAACTACAAGGAGCAG TCGGTTGACACTTTGTTCGACGGTCTGAGGAGGCTGCAGCTCATGCGGCTGTCTATCTCGGTGCTGAAG AGTACTCAGATTGCAGAAGCTGTTGCTCCGTTGAACAAGCATAGGTCACCGGTAATATGCAAAATAGCACGTGATCTCGCCAAGTAA